GCCGAAGGTGGTGTTGGCAATCCCGATTTGATCCGGGTGGATGACGGTCTTTCCGGCGAAGCCGAGGGTGCGGCCCTGCTCGCATTCGTGGGAGAAGCCCTCTGGGTCGCGCACGTCGTTATATACGGCATCGAGCGGGATTTTGCCGTGGGCGCGGGCGGCCAGGACCACTGCCGACAGGGCGTGGAGCAGGGGCAGGCGGCCGGGGGCGGGGCGGGTTCTCAGCGCCCGCGTGAGGTCGTTGGCGCCCACGATCATGCCCGCCACACCGGGCACCGCCGCGATCTCCGGGGCGCGCAGCACACCCAGGGGGGTTTCGATCATCGGCCACAGCGGCACGCGCAGGTGCAGGCCCGCGAGCACGGCGGGGTCCTCGGCTTTGGGGAGCACGATCCCGTCCACGCCGCCCAGCAGGGCCATCTCGCGGTCGTCGTGTTCCCAGGGGGTGCCCAGGCCGTTCACCCGCACGAACAGCGGGCCGGGCCAGCGCCATGCGAGGGCCGCCCTGACGTTCTCCCGCGCCGCCTCCTTGTGTTCCGGCGCCACGGCGTCCTCCAGGTCGAGGATCACCGCGTCCGCGTGCAGGGTGCGGGCCTTCTCGATGGCGCGCGGCTTGTCGCCGGGCACGTAGAGAACGC
This genomic interval from Deinococcus aerius contains the following:
- a CDS encoding HpcH/HpaI aldolase/citrate lyase family protein; the protein is MSVKPLRSVLYVPGDKPRAIEKARTLHADAVILDLEDAVAPEHKEAARENVRAALAWRWPGPLFVRVNGLGTPWEHDDREMALLGGVDGIVLPKAEDPAVLAGLHLRVPLWPMIETPLGVLRAPEIAAVPGVAGMIVGANDLTRALRTRPAPGRLPLLHALSAVVLAARAHGKIPLDAVYNDVRDPEGFSHECEQGRTLGFAGKTVIHPDQIGIANTTFGVTDQEAEEARTLLSVWEQARAEGQSIATHRGALIEQMHADEAQEMLDLWKATKTNPS